The genomic window CACATTTTTATGGTTATCATTATTTACAAGCATATTTACAATCCCATTGCCCGAATTCACATACCTTAAAGCCCTTAAACAATTCATCTATTTTTCTCCAATCATGGTCAGCTTTAGACATACGAAAATAGTCTTCTTTATAAGTTTCAGCCGCAGGCTCAATCATTTTAAAATACTGTTGATAAAGACTTTTCCATAAAATCTCTTCCTCGGCCAAATTTTTCCATTGATGGCATGTCAGTTCAACTTCAAGGAGATCGGAAGCTTGCAAAAAAGAAAAAATATGTAATAGCAACTCATCGGGAAGACGCTCTATAGAGCCAACAGGAGGCTGAGTGAGGGAAGAAGAAACCGCATTTTTATTGTTATCATTATTTGCTAATATATTTACCATCTCATTTCCTTAATTAACAGATTTTAAAGCTCTCAAACAATTCATCTATTTTTCCCCAATGATGGTCAGCTTCAGATAGACTAAAATAGCTTTCTTTGTAAGTGTCACCCACCGGCTCAATAACTTTAAAATACCGTACATAAAGACTTTTCCATAAAGTCTCCTCC from Neochlamydia sp. AcF84 includes these protein-coding regions:
- a CDS encoding F-box protein, with protein sequence MVNILANNDNNKNAVSSSLTQPPVGSIERLPDELLLHIFSFLQASDLLEVELTCHQWKNLAEEEILWKSLYQQYFKMIEPAAETYKEDYFRMSKADHDWRKIDELFKGFKVCEFGQWDCKYACK